Genomic DNA from Thermogemmatispora onikobensis:
TGGCCTCGTCCGAGGTCAGTCTGGAGGGTGTCACCACCGTCAGCGGCAACGTTCCGCTGGAGGACACCACGCGCAACGCGCTGGCCTTATTGGCCCTTGCCGGGCGCGAAGACATTCCTGTTGCAGCGGGAGCGGCGCGTCCCCTGGTGCGCGAGCCATTTCACGCCGCCGAGGTCCACGGTCAACATGGTCTGGGGCGGGCCGAGCTGGCGGAGCCGACCGCAGGCCCTGTTGAGCAACCAGCCGCCACCTTTCTCAGCGAGCGCATCAAGGCAGCCCCGCGCGCCATCACCCTGGTTGCCGTAGGGCCGTTGACCAACCTGGCTCTGGCCGTCAGACTGGACCCAGAGATTGCCCATCAGGTGCGCGAAGTTATCATCATGGGCGGCGCCCTGCGCGTCCCTGGCAACGTTACCCCAGCCGCCGAGTTCAACATCTACGCTGACCCCGAGGCCGCCCACATCGTCTTTCATGCCGGCTGGCCGTTGCGCCTCGTCAGCCTCGACACCACCCAGCAGGTTGGGCT
This window encodes:
- a CDS encoding nucleoside hydrolase codes for the protein MSSKQPLRLILDTDPGIDDALALLLALASSEVSLEGVTTVSGNVPLEDTTRNALALLALAGREDIPVAAGAARPLVREPFHAAEVHGQHGLGRAELAEPTAGPVEQPAATFLSERIKAAPRAITLVAVGPLTNLALAVRLDPEIAHQVREVIIMGGALRVPGNVTPAAEFNIYADPEAAHIVFHAGWPLRLVSLDTTQQVGLTHAQFAPLCRPESHIGRCIAAMLTHYFEDFAPRAGYERFHLHDPLALAAAFQPELFRWEPVYVDVELSGHQTSGATVAWFRRRSETPPANVLAATAVDVTGFTTLFVERLARLL